Part of the Lolium rigidum isolate FL_2022 chromosome 6, APGP_CSIRO_Lrig_0.1, whole genome shotgun sequence genome, ATATGTTGGTGAACGGATTCAGGAGACGGTTGAACACCGACTGTACAATACACAAGGCGCCGTTGAGCTCTGTTAAGCGGATCCCTATTGTTCCTTTCTTCTCACCAACAATGACGTTGAGTGGTCCTTGGATCACGTCGGCCTCCCATTGCTCGCTCTCGAGGTCAAAGCAGAGCAGAGTGTCGTCGTTATAAAGTCTCTCGTCCTGAAAGACATACATGACACCGTCGATGACGACGGGGGAGCCTCGCTCATGGCATATCTTGACCGGCGACGGCTGCGTTTGCCTCCAGCCCCTGCCGTCTCCTAGCGTGAAGATCTCGCAAGTCCGGTCCTGATCGGCGACGAAGCGGACGAGTTTGTACTCGGAGGACGGGATGGCACGGCCGAAGCCGAAGGTGATGTAGAAGCGTTGGGAAGCGTAGGGGAAGGAGTGGTGCTCTACGATTTCCACTTGCGGGCAGGACAGGATCACCTTCCCGGTGGTTGGATCAACGACGTTTATGCCGCCGCAGGAGGCGCCGTTGACGCAGACGAGGTCGTCGAGGCTCGTGTTGCACGTCATGCCGTAGCCGCCGATGCCCTTGATCACCCTCACGATGTTGCCGTTGATGTCCATGAGACGCATGTCGCGGCCGCCATCTGGTTCTTCCTCTTGGAAGGATCCAGCGTCGACGAGGAGCGGGCCGTGGCGGGACCTGTGCGCGGCAGCGAAGTCGGGGCTGGAGATGAGGTCGCGCCACCCCTTGGACGCGCATCGGAACCGGCAGATGGGCTTCAGCGGTAGAACGGATAGGATGTCGAAGACGACGTCGTAGGGTAGCGGGATGGTGCTCATGTCGATCGCCATCGTTCGTGTGTGTTTAGCAAAGATGCGTAGGGTAGCGGAATACGTGCGTACTTAGCAAAGATGTTGGCGTAAAGCTATCATGGCTTGGTCTCCACGTAGAGCAGCTAAACCGGAATCTGAGTCCAACCTGATTATATTATTCAGAATCTGAGTCCAACCTGATTATATTATTCAGAATCTGAGTCTAACCTGATTAGGAATCCTACCCGGAATCTGAGTCCAACCTGATTATTCGGTACGTAAGCTTGATCTGAACTCTGAAGTCAGGCCTTCTATATACACACCAATTTCTAATACTCCAAACCCAGCACAACTGCACAAGGACGTCGACACGAGATTGATCGACGGTCGATCCACGTCTATCATGGCGGACCTGCAGGAACAGGAGGATCGGAAGAAATTGGCAGAGGAGTACTGGTACCCTAACAAAGAGAAGGCCCAATATACGGAGTGGAATCCTTGCGACTATTTCGCTGCAAGGATCTGGCGAACCGACGACATCAGTAAGTATATATATACCCTCTCGTGCTCCTAACCACATAGTACTAACGTTTGCCCCGTTCCAGTGGATGAACTAGATGCACCTTACCTATGTATGTTACCTATGCAGCATCTGTCCCTCCCATGTGTTTCACCGACAATCTTTCTAGCTTCAGTTTCCCCAGATCTAACCTGCAGATTGTATCGATAAAAATTGCTTCAATAAGAGGAGGTCTACGGTGGCCCATCCATGTCTATGGCATGGTCACCGCGCGCGATGTCTTGGACCACCGTAAGCGTGTTATTATCTACGCCCGTGCTAGAGGTGACTGTCAGACTATAACAGAGGAGGTAATTTGTCCATTTGGTCACTCATGATCCACCCCACCCCCGGCCCTCCCCTTCTGATTAAACACCAGTGTTAACTTGATTAATTGTTTACTCGTGCAGAATCCATCTCTCTTACTCACAGGTCCTACGCGTGCAATTCTGACCTGCCAAGACCCCGGGAACATCGAGATCGTGCTCAAAGTAAAGGGTGAAACTGAATCTCAAGACAGGGACTTAAGTTCTCTTG contains:
- the LOC124668539 gene encoding uncharacterized protein LOC124668539 isoform X1; this translates as MADLQEQEDRKKLAEEYWYPNKEKAQYTEWNPCDYFAARIWRTDDITSVPPMCFTDNLSSFSFPRSNLQIVSIKIASIRGGLRWPIHVYGMVTARDVLDHRKRVIIYARARGDCQTITEENPSLLLTGPTRAILTCQDPGNIEIVLKVKGETESQDRDLSSLVLTLCENCSFRGDYTTKRSTLELGFHHIESAVEATIRVRIAGGSVLPPGGLQGVFTASTASIHDEEILLLAFGDGKLPLADDGTINLSRRVVSVGYSRQDQKDHLKVSVVAKCAEDGHDATRDDIVFTPKIYGRSWGVFHVGACKMHVTVAWSEFRY